A window of the Gammaproteobacteria bacterium genome harbors these coding sequences:
- a CDS encoding GNAT family protein — protein MTTLRTDRLLLRPFELTDVDDVYAYARDSEWGRYLPVPSPYEYRHAVEFVARSVLAPWDTSPVFAICLSGRCVGGINIRVDTSAGTGEIGYSIARAHWGKGLTAEAATAVMDWAFNEFGLAKITAMADLANTRSSRVMEKLGMRRDGLLRSERPSDADPGTRQDMVIYSVLRDEWQARASG, from the coding sequence ATGACTACGCTCAGAACCGATCGGCTGCTCTTGCGCCCGTTCGAACTCACGGACGTCGACGACGTCTACGCCTACGCGCGCGACTCCGAGTGGGGCCGGTATTTGCCTGTTCCCAGCCCCTACGAGTACAGGCACGCCGTCGAGTTCGTGGCGCGCTCCGTGCTTGCTCCGTGGGATACCAGTCCCGTCTTCGCGATCTGCCTGAGCGGCAGGTGCGTCGGCGGTATCAACATCAGGGTCGACACGTCCGCGGGGACTGGCGAAATCGGATACAGCATCGCCCGCGCGCATTGGGGCAAGGGCCTCACAGCCGAGGCCGCGACAGCGGTCATGGACTGGGCGTTCAACGAGTTCGGGCTCGCCAAGATCACCGCGATGGCGGACCTCGCGAATACCCGATCCTCACGAGTGATGGAAAAGCTGGGGATGAGGCGGGACGGCCTGTTGAGAAGCGAACGGCCAAGCGACGCCGACCCGGGCACTCGGCAGGACATGGTGATCTACTCCGTCTTGCGCGACGAGTGGCAGGCGCGCGCGTCGGGTTAG
- a CDS encoding prolyl oligopeptidase family serine peptidase, which translates to MKRALLAFLVALAGAACAETSGTPASTRTSGDFTLEEFVSTSSLVDGAVPDWSPDGSAILFLGRATLWTVDADGADPEAIPVEGVTSPAYSPDGAWIGYVSSASGDGQELWLWSIPKQRALQLTDLGARTLSWSWSPDGGHIVFSNSLRGNYDIYTVSVPEGQVKRLTTDTRYDVQPTWTPDGSRIVFVRMDQWWIHHDVISIDAATGAGERLIVSDRDWMDYRTGQEFGPGQVSPRGDLVLFRSYRSGWINWWLAPMEGGEPRPLAPEAADQSSQKPFRGYARWSPDGTRVAYTSNLRGRQILRVASVDDGTVQTLFAPEIGLVANPAWSPDGRRIAFTFDTPAQVPDLFVMDAAGGEPARLTHSLPDPALANAFFMPERVSYENDGLTIHSYLFRPAEPPPPGGYPAIVWVHGGPSSQFEDGWRRHADAHYFIKHGYAVLAPNIRGSSGFGWEHEEANNGCWARCDLDDVVAGARYLGTLSDIDGDRVAVTGVSYGAYLSFAASTFAPDAFRAAVPLREGYANRIQLVESESALANINMYQYELGLLAENRETFRRASPTLFAQDVGMPMLIIAGEGDVQMRAFATEAARYYKPVTYERYDDVAGRAARLEWMPRMLAFLNRHVKGDVDLWP; encoded by the coding sequence ATGAAGCGAGCGCTGTTGGCATTCCTCGTTGCTCTCGCCGGCGCGGCCTGCGCCGAAACCAGCGGCACGCCAGCGTCCACCCGCACCTCCGGCGACTTCACTCTGGAGGAGTTCGTGTCCACGAGCTCCCTCGTGGACGGAGCCGTGCCCGATTGGTCCCCCGACGGTTCTGCGATCCTCTTCCTCGGGCGCGCCACGCTGTGGACCGTCGACGCCGACGGTGCCGATCCCGAGGCGATCCCGGTGGAGGGAGTCACCAGCCCGGCGTACTCCCCGGACGGCGCGTGGATCGGCTACGTGTCAAGCGCATCCGGCGACGGGCAGGAGCTCTGGCTCTGGTCCATCCCCAAGCAGCGCGCGCTCCAGCTGACCGACCTCGGTGCCCGCACGCTTTCCTGGAGCTGGTCCCCCGACGGAGGGCACATCGTCTTCTCCAACTCGCTGCGCGGCAACTACGACATCTACACGGTGTCGGTGCCGGAGGGACAGGTGAAGCGGCTCACCACCGACACCCGCTACGACGTGCAGCCCACCTGGACGCCGGACGGTTCCAGGATCGTGTTCGTGCGCATGGACCAGTGGTGGATCCACCACGACGTCATCTCCATAGACGCCGCCACCGGCGCCGGCGAGCGTCTAATCGTGAGCGACCGCGACTGGATGGACTATCGCACCGGCCAGGAGTTCGGGCCTGGCCAGGTCTCGCCGAGAGGCGACCTGGTGCTGTTCCGCTCCTACCGCAGCGGCTGGATCAACTGGTGGCTCGCGCCGATGGAGGGCGGAGAGCCCCGTCCGCTCGCGCCCGAAGCAGCCGATCAGAGCTCCCAGAAGCCCTTCCGGGGCTACGCCCGCTGGTCTCCCGACGGCACGAGGGTCGCGTACACGTCCAACCTGAGGGGCCGGCAGATTCTGCGGGTTGCCTCGGTGGACGACGGCACGGTCCAGACCCTCTTCGCTCCGGAGATAGGCCTCGTGGCGAACCCGGCGTGGTCCCCGGACGGCCGCCGCATCGCCTTCACCTTCGACACGCCGGCGCAGGTCCCGGATCTGTTCGTGATGGATGCGGCCGGAGGCGAGCCGGCGCGCCTGACGCACTCGTTGCCGGATCCGGCGCTTGCCAACGCCTTCTTCATGCCCGAACGGGTGAGCTACGAGAACGACGGGCTCACCATCCACTCCTACCTGTTCCGGCCTGCCGAGCCGCCGCCGCCCGGGGGGTATCCCGCCATCGTCTGGGTCCACGGGGGGCCCTCCTCGCAGTTCGAGGATGGCTGGAGGCGACACGCCGACGCCCACTACTTCATCAAGCACGGCTATGCGGTGCTGGCCCCCAACATCCGGGGGAGCTCGGGCTTCGGCTGGGAGCACGAGGAGGCGAACAACGGGTGCTGGGCGCGGTGTGATCTGGATGATGTCGTGGCCGGCGCGAGGTATCTCGGCACATTGTCCGACATCGACGGCGACCGCGTCGCGGTCACGGGCGTGAGCTACGGAGCCTATCTGAGCTTCGCCGCGAGCACCTTCGCCCCGGACGCCTTCCGGGCCGCCGTGCCCCTGCGGGAGGGATACGCCAACCGCATTCAACTGGTGGAGAGCGAGTCGGCGCTGGCCAACATCAACATGTATCAGTACGAGCTTGGCCTGCTGGCGGAGAACCGCGAGACCTTTCGGCGGGCGTCCCCCACGCTGTTTGCTCAGGATGTGGGGATGCCAATGCTGATCATCGCCGGCGAGGGCGACGTGCAGATGCGCGCGTTCGCCACGGAGGCCGCGCGCTACTACAAGCCGGTCACCTACGAGCGGTACGATGACGTTGCGGGCCGGGCCGCGCGCCTGGAGTGGATGCCGAGGATGCTGGCCTTTTTAAATCGCCACGTGAAGGGAGACGTGGATCTCTGGCCGTAA
- a CDS encoding alpha/beta fold hydrolase codes for MTSARHASRRNPRGPRPSNALLVGCCVVLAAVAVFASRTETGSAQESVVLMHGLGRTRASMTLLAERLEWAGYDVTNVDYDSRGGTLAEHAETLAAEVSACCAAAARVHFVGHSLGGLVIRRYLADTPPESLGRVVLLAPPNQGSEVADWFREQELGHLLGPAGRGLGTGETGIPASLPPPEYEVGIIAGNRSLNPIGSALIPGPDDGMVGVDNTRIEDVPLIVVPRTHTFLMNDRFTTEAVIAFLRTGAFPPVPAPE; via the coding sequence GTGACGTCCGCGCGGCACGCGAGCCGCCGGAATCCCCGCGGACCGCGGCCGTCGAATGCCCTGCTCGTCGGCTGCTGCGTTGTTCTTGCGGCGGTCGCCGTCTTCGCGTCTCGCACCGAAACGGGATCGGCGCAAGAGTCCGTCGTCCTCATGCACGGGCTCGGCCGCACCCGGGCGTCCATGACACTGCTTGCCGAGCGGCTCGAGTGGGCCGGCTACGATGTCACCAACGTGGACTACGACTCGCGCGGCGGAACCCTCGCCGAACACGCCGAGACGCTCGCTGCCGAGGTGTCGGCCTGCTGTGCCGCGGCTGCGCGCGTTCACTTCGTGGGCCACTCGCTCGGCGGGCTCGTGATCCGCCGCTACCTGGCCGATACCCCGCCCGAGTCCCTGGGACGGGTGGTCCTGCTCGCGCCTCCCAACCAGGGGAGCGAGGTGGCGGACTGGTTCCGGGAGCAGGAACTCGGGCACCTCCTGGGACCGGCGGGGAGGGGCCTGGGCACCGGCGAAACCGGCATCCCGGCAAGCCTGCCTCCCCCGGAGTACGAGGTCGGAATCATCGCGGGCAACCGCAGCCTCAACCCCATCGGTTCAGCGCTCATCCCGGGCCCCGACGACGGCATGGTCGGCGTCGACAACACCAGAATCGAGGACGTGCCGCTGATCGTGGTTCCCCGGACCCACACCTTCCTGATGAATGATCGCTTCACTACCGAGGCGGTGATCGCGTTTCTCAGGACGGGAGCGTTTCCCCCAGTGCCGGCTCCAGAGTAG
- a CDS encoding sodium:solute symporter family protein, which produces MLLERVLVGVYLAACIGIGIAVSKRVLGSRDEYWVAGRRIGTVVNSMAIMAALASGGSIIGVMGLAYAQGIPATLALFGGAVVGFPLASILVARPLRNFGKFTITDFMSFRYPHALVRYLVPVLIVAAFTIYIVAQLKAAGITAEALLGIPYNTALALATLVFIIYVSFGGMVAITWTDVIQGFLMLFVIMGTALVLVWRVGSPFEIMSQATAVAPELGQVANRPVSSYLGYFIIWATAIPVIPHIVMRVFTARDAESARLSLNLSMLVYSVMILAAVLAIVPIGRIDFPGLQDADQLFLRVMETQFPPLIRGIAVAAVLAAVMSTTDALLLACSSAISHDLLGGLLKGRASNRTMTLVRIGSTWVIGIAALLWAFSPPELITEFYTAGVGILSASLFVPTIAGLWWKKANLAGGVGAVVSGAGVYILVQFGVIDIGLAPVVVALFASAAAMILGGLFGPRESTEMVERIEALHG; this is translated from the coding sequence ATGCTCCTCGAACGCGTCCTGGTCGGGGTCTACCTCGCCGCGTGCATCGGCATCGGGATCGCGGTGTCGAAGAGGGTCCTGGGCTCGCGGGACGAGTACTGGGTCGCGGGACGGCGCATCGGCACGGTCGTGAACTCGATGGCGATCATGGCGGCGCTCGCAAGCGGCGGATCGATCATCGGCGTGATGGGCCTGGCCTACGCACAGGGCATTCCGGCGACGCTCGCGCTCTTCGGGGGCGCGGTCGTCGGATTTCCCCTGGCGTCCATTCTGGTTGCCAGGCCGCTCCGCAACTTCGGGAAGTTCACGATCACCGACTTCATGAGCTTCCGCTACCCGCATGCGCTGGTCCGGTACCTGGTCCCGGTCCTCATCGTCGCAGCCTTCACCATCTACATCGTGGCCCAGCTGAAGGCGGCCGGCATCACTGCCGAGGCGCTGCTGGGCATCCCCTACAACACGGCCCTGGCCCTGGCCACGCTGGTATTCATCATCTACGTCTCGTTCGGGGGCATGGTGGCGATCACCTGGACGGATGTGATCCAGGGATTCCTCATGCTCTTCGTCATCATGGGCACCGCGCTCGTGCTCGTGTGGCGCGTGGGGTCGCCCTTCGAAATCATGAGTCAGGCCACGGCCGTCGCCCCGGAACTCGGGCAGGTCGCAAACCGGCCCGTGTCGAGCTACCTGGGCTACTTCATAATCTGGGCCACGGCCATCCCGGTGATTCCCCACATCGTCATGAGGGTCTTCACCGCCCGGGACGCCGAGAGCGCGCGGCTGTCGCTGAACCTGTCGATGCTGGTGTACAGCGTGATGATCCTGGCGGCGGTGCTCGCCATCGTGCCGATCGGGCGGATCGACTTTCCGGGACTCCAGGACGCCGACCAGCTCTTCCTGCGCGTGATGGAGACGCAGTTCCCGCCCCTCATCCGCGGGATCGCGGTCGCGGCGGTGCTCGCCGCCGTCATGTCCACCACCGACGCGCTGCTGCTGGCGTGCAGTTCGGCCATCTCGCACGACCTCCTCGGAGGCCTGCTGAAGGGCCGGGCCAGCAACCGGACGATGACCCTGGTGCGCATCGGCTCGACCTGGGTGATCGGAATCGCGGCGCTCCTGTGGGCATTCTCGCCGCCGGAACTGATCACCGAGTTCTACACTGCGGGGGTCGGAATCCTGAGCGCGAGCCTGTTCGTACCCACCATCGCCGGGCTGTGGTGGAAGAAGGCCAACCTGGCGGGCGGCGTCGGGGCCGTGGTGTCGGGAGCGGGGGTCTACATCCTGGTGCAGTTCGGCGTCATCGACATCGGGCTCGCGCCGGTGGTGGTCGCCCTCTTTGCCAGCGCCGCGGCCATGATCCTGGGGGGATTATTCGGGCCGCGGGAATCCACGGAGATGGTCGAGCGCATTGAGGCTCTGCACGGGTGA
- a CDS encoding DUF2796 domain-containing protein, whose protein sequence is MTYPTLDRPQVRSPYVGWTIPCLLLCVACGDSSSSLPGPPLVEGERLGTVGAHEHGIARLGLAVDGTRLTVDLHLPAESVFGFERAPRSAQERATAAEALDRLRTGGARLIAFPDGAICALDSAEVQAPESVEGDHAGEDHDQAGEDHDDAGEDHQHDEEEGQEHEEDEAQEHEDVHLLASLTCSREPLGPASLRFADLLPDVVQVDLTVFTAAGEAAGRVAPDASFRF, encoded by the coding sequence ATGACCTACCCCACACTCGATCGACCCCAGGTCCGCTCGCCTTATGTCGGGTGGACGATCCCGTGTCTTCTGCTGTGCGTCGCATGCGGCGATTCATCCTCGTCGCTTCCCGGTCCTCCGCTCGTCGAGGGCGAACGATTGGGGACGGTTGGGGCCCACGAACATGGCATCGCTCGACTGGGTCTGGCCGTGGACGGCACCCGCCTCACCGTCGACCTGCACCTCCCCGCAGAATCCGTGTTCGGCTTCGAGCGCGCCCCCCGCTCGGCGCAGGAGCGGGCCACCGCAGCGGAGGCCCTCGACAGACTCCGAACCGGTGGCGCTCGTCTCATCGCCTTTCCGGACGGGGCGATCTGTGCGCTGGATTCGGCGGAGGTGCAGGCGCCCGAAAGTGTAGAGGGTGACCATGCCGGCGAGGACCATGACCAGGCCGGCGAGGACCACGACGATGCCGGCGAGGACCACCAGCATGACGAGGAAGAGGGCCAGGAGCACGAAGAGGATGAGGCCCAGGAACACGAAGACGTGCACCTCCTTGCCTCCCTCACCTGTTCCCGTGAGCCCCTCGGACCGGCGAGCCTGCGGTTCGCGGACCTCCTGCCCGACGTGGTGCAGGTGGACCTGACGGTGTTCACTGCGGCGGGGGAGGCGGCCGGTCGCGTCGCACCCGATGCCTCGTTCCGGTTCTGA
- a CDS encoding agmatinase family protein — translation MGDSSPLSRSGAAGPTASLTSLFLLAGALVLVACEASPGESGDEASPGAEADVAAATGDAADSAAQQADSAAQEAPDPEAAIIRLDPNDPNLEVWRDRDISGDPPREPGPIEVGSVLSFFGLPIARTIEDLVAGEVEVAFMGAPVDMGVGFRGAGEGPNALRAMRRSTGSMETMISWRSELTAVDYGNAPIDQFSVERSMEPIRRMVREIAETGAIPVIIGGDHSIEFANVAGLADVYGKENVGVIHFDAHYDAGGTRMGHLISHAQPVRRLVDDGHILGRNFIQVGLRGSWPGPEGFEWMRENEFRYHTMAEIDRDGWGTVMQRVLDEANDGPEYLHVSFDIDVMDPAYTSGTGTPVPGGLTPREIFPMLRGLCSENNLVGFDLVELNPLVDPGYTTALNAKQVVDECLTGVALRKLGLGNRDYLSPLTSSDGRPGGVER, via the coding sequence ATGGGAGACAGTTCACCTCTTTCCCGCTCTGGTGCGGCGGGACCGACGGCTTCGCTTACCAGCCTGTTCCTGCTCGCCGGCGCGCTGGTCCTTGTTGCCTGCGAGGCGTCGCCCGGGGAGTCCGGGGACGAAGCATCACCCGGAGCGGAAGCGGACGTCGCAGCCGCCACGGGCGACGCCGCCGATTCCGCCGCGCAGCAGGCGGACAGCGCCGCTCAGGAAGCCCCCGACCCCGAAGCCGCCATCATCCGCCTCGACCCGAACGATCCAAACCTCGAGGTGTGGCGCGACCGCGACATCTCGGGTGACCCGCCCCGCGAACCGGGCCCGATCGAGGTCGGCTCGGTGCTGAGCTTCTTCGGGCTCCCCATCGCACGCACCATCGAGGACCTCGTCGCGGGCGAGGTCGAGGTGGCGTTCATGGGCGCGCCTGTGGACATGGGAGTCGGTTTCCGAGGCGCCGGCGAGGGTCCCAACGCGTTGCGCGCGATGCGGCGGAGCACCGGCAGCATGGAGACGATGATCAGCTGGCGCAGCGAGCTGACGGCGGTCGACTACGGGAACGCCCCCATCGATCAGTTCAGCGTCGAGCGCAGCATGGAGCCGATCCGCCGGATGGTGCGGGAGATCGCCGAGACCGGCGCGATCCCGGTGATCATCGGGGGCGACCACTCAATCGAGTTTGCCAACGTAGCCGGGCTCGCGGACGTGTACGGCAAGGAGAACGTCGGCGTCATCCACTTCGACGCCCACTACGACGCCGGCGGGACGCGGATGGGCCACCTGATCTCGCACGCACAGCCCGTGCGCCGTCTGGTCGACGATGGCCACATCCTCGGCAGGAACTTCATCCAGGTGGGGCTGCGCGGCAGCTGGCCCGGGCCGGAGGGTTTCGAGTGGATGCGCGAGAACGAATTCCGGTACCACACCATGGCCGAGATCGACCGCGACGGATGGGGCACGGTCATGCAGCGTGTTCTCGACGAGGCCAACGACGGGCCGGAGTACCTCCACGTCTCCTTCGATATCGATGTGATGGACCCGGCGTATACGTCCGGTACCGGCACACCCGTGCCCGGAGGCCTCACCCCGCGCGAAATCTTCCCCATGCTCCGCGGCCTCTGCTCCGAGAACAACCTGGTGGGCTTCGACCTGGTCGAACTCAACCCGCTGGTCGATCCGGGCTACACCACCGCCCTCAACGCCAAGCAGGTGGTGGACGAATGCCTCACCGGCGTCGCCCTGCGGAAGCTCGGGCTCGGCAATCGGGACTACCTGAGCCCGCTGACGAGCAGTGATGGGCGGCCCGGGGGAGTGGAGAGGTAG
- the deoC gene encoding deoxyribose-phosphate aldolase yields MPDDITPTGSSAFARRGRRSPATPETRDGRPSARDVPVPSDQTVHSDLAPWNPGTPLELDWLRHQRVNRSAAERRTASLAGRRSVKRAWQAAWLLRAATCIDLTTLAGDDTPGRVRRLCGKARNPVRADLLEAAGAAGLPIQVASVCVYPSMVATAVEALAGSGIPVAAVAAGFPAGQTPFPERLDEIRTAVAAGASEIDIVISREHVLRGRWGDLYDEVGAFREAARGAHLKTIIATGELATLSNVARASLVCMMAGADFIKTSTGKEKVNATLPVGLTMVRQIRAWRERTGYRVGFKPAGGIGTAKQALVWLVLMREELGPRWMQAGLFRFGASSLLGDIERQIEHHVTGRYSATHRHPMA; encoded by the coding sequence ATGCCTGACGACATCACCCCCACCGGATCATCCGCCTTCGCCCGCAGAGGGCGCCGGTCGCCCGCGACCCCGGAAACCCGCGATGGGCGTCCGTCCGCGCGCGACGTCCCGGTGCCCTCGGACCAGACCGTGCATTCCGACCTCGCCCCCTGGAACCCGGGAACGCCGCTCGAGCTGGACTGGCTGCGCCACCAGCGCGTGAACCGGAGCGCTGCCGAGAGGCGCACCGCTTCCCTGGCCGGCCGCAGGAGCGTGAAGCGCGCGTGGCAGGCGGCCTGGCTCCTGCGCGCGGCGACCTGCATCGACCTCACCACCCTCGCGGGCGACGACACCCCCGGCCGTGTGCGCAGGCTGTGCGGCAAGGCCCGCAATCCCGTGCGGGCCGACCTGCTCGAAGCGGCGGGTGCGGCCGGGCTGCCCATCCAGGTCGCGTCGGTGTGCGTCTACCCGAGCATGGTGGCCACCGCGGTGGAAGCGCTTGCCGGGTCCGGCATCCCTGTGGCGGCCGTGGCGGCGGGCTTCCCCGCCGGCCAGACGCCCTTCCCCGAGCGGCTCGACGAGATCCGGACGGCCGTGGCGGCGGGCGCCTCCGAGATCGACATCGTCATCAGCCGCGAGCACGTCCTCCGCGGGCGCTGGGGCGACCTCTACGACGAGGTCGGCGCCTTCCGCGAGGCGGCCCGGGGCGCGCACCTGAAGACCATCATCGCCACCGGCGAACTCGCGACCCTCAGCAACGTCGCGCGCGCGAGCCTGGTGTGCATGATGGCGGGAGCCGACTTCATCAAGACTTCCACGGGGAAGGAGAAGGTCAACGCCACCCTGCCCGTCGGCCTCACCATGGTGCGCCAGATCCGCGCCTGGCGCGAGCGCACCGGCTACCGCGTGGGCTTCAAGCCCGCGGGGGGCATCGGCACCGCGAAGCAGGCGCTGGTCTGGCTGGTGCTCATGCGCGAGGAGCTGGGCCCCCGCTGGATGCAGGCCGGGCTCTTCCGCTTCGGCGCCAGTTCCCTCCTGGGCGACATCGAACGCCAGATCGAGCATCACGTCACGGGCCGCTATTCAGCCACCCATCGACATCCCATGGCCTGA